The following coding sequences are from one Streptococcus sp. NPS 308 window:
- the ylqF gene encoding ribosome biogenesis GTPase YlqF has product MATIQWFPGHMSKARRQVQENLKFIDFVTILVDARLPLSSQNPMLNKIVGDKPKLLILNKADLADPAMTKEWCQYFESQGIQTLAINSKEQVTVKVVTDAAKKLMADKIARQKERGIKIETLRTMIIGIPNAGKSTLMNRLAGKKIAVVGNKPGVTKGQQWLKTNKDLEILDTPGILWPKFEDDAVALKLALTGAIKDQLLPMDEVTIFGLNYFKKHYPDKLAERFKQMKIEEEAPVIIMDMTRALGFRDDYDRFYSLFVKEVRDGKLGNYTLDTLDDIDDDD; this is encoded by the coding sequence ATGGCTACTATTCAATGGTTTCCGGGCCACATGTCTAAGGCTCGGCGACAAGTTCAGGAGAATTTAAAATTTATTGATTTTGTGACGATTTTGGTGGATGCTCGCCTACCTTTATCTAGTCAAAATCCTATGTTAAACAAGATTGTGGGCGATAAACCCAAACTTTTGATTTTAAACAAGGCAGACCTAGCTGATCCAGCAATGACAAAAGAATGGTGTCAGTATTTTGAATCACAAGGAATTCAAACACTGGCTATCAATTCCAAAGAGCAAGTTACCGTAAAAGTTGTGACAGATGCAGCCAAAAAGCTTATGGCTGATAAGATTGCACGCCAGAAAGAACGCGGTATAAAAATTGAAACCTTGCGTACCATGATTATCGGAATTCCAAATGCTGGCAAATCAACCCTGATGAACCGTTTGGCTGGGAAAAAGATTGCGGTGGTCGGTAATAAACCAGGTGTTACCAAGGGACAACAATGGCTCAAAACCAATAAAGACCTTGAAATCCTAGACACACCAGGGATTCTTTGGCCTAAGTTTGAAGATGATGCTGTCGCACTCAAACTAGCCCTAACTGGAGCTATTAAAGACCAGTTGCTTCCCATGGATGAAGTCACCATTTTTGGTCTCAATTATTTTAAAAAACATTATCCAGATAAGCTAGCTGAACGCTTCAAACAAATGAAAATTGAAGAAGAAGCTCCTGTTATCATCATGGATATGACACGTGCCCTCGGTTTCCGAGACGACTACGACCGTTTTTACAGCCTCTTCGTCAAGGAAGTTCGTGATGGAAAACTCGGTAACTATACCTTAGATACATTGGACGATATCGATGACGACGATTAA
- a CDS encoding thiamine pyrophosphate-dependent dehydrogenase E1 component subunit alpha, with protein MSTLDKNLLLEMFRKMEEIRRMDLKIAQLVKKGKVPGMTHFSVGEEAANVGAMLALNPDDLITSNHRGHGQAIAKGIDLNGMMAEILGKYTGTCKGKGGSMHIADLDAGNLGANGIVGGGMGIAVGAALTQQMKNTGKIVVCFFGDGATNEGVFHEAVNMASIWNLPVIFYCINNGYGISADIKKMTNVQHIHERSAAYGIPGMFIPDGNNVIDVYEGFKKAVDHVRSGKGPVLIESVTYRWLGHSSSDPGKYRTREEVDEWKEKDPIENLRKYLVENKIASAEELEKIQAQVKEAVEASVKFAEESPFPPLESAFEDIYAD; from the coding sequence ATGTCAACTTTAGATAAAAATCTTTTGCTAGAGATGTTCCGTAAGATGGAAGAAATCCGTCGCATGGACTTAAAAATTGCTCAGTTAGTGAAAAAGGGAAAAGTTCCCGGTATGACTCACTTTTCTGTCGGAGAAGAGGCTGCTAACGTCGGAGCGATGTTGGCTCTCAACCCAGATGACCTGATTACTTCCAACCACCGTGGTCATGGACAGGCTATTGCCAAAGGGATTGACCTCAACGGAATGATGGCTGAAATCCTTGGTAAGTATACTGGAACTTGTAAAGGTAAAGGTGGATCAATGCACATCGCCGACCTAGATGCAGGGAACCTTGGTGCTAACGGTATCGTAGGTGGTGGTATGGGGATTGCAGTAGGTGCAGCCCTTACTCAACAAATGAAAAACACTGGTAAAATCGTTGTCTGCTTCTTTGGTGATGGAGCGACGAATGAAGGTGTATTCCACGAAGCTGTAAATATGGCTTCAATTTGGAATCTTCCAGTAATTTTCTACTGTATCAATAACGGTTATGGAATCTCTGCTGATATTAAGAAAATGACTAATGTCCAGCATATTCACGAGCGTAGCGCCGCTTACGGTATTCCTGGTATGTTTATTCCTGACGGAAACAATGTAATTGATGTATACGAAGGATTTAAGAAAGCAGTTGACCATGTTCGTTCTGGTAAAGGCCCCGTCTTAATTGAAAGCGTAACTTACCGTTGGCTTGGTCACTCATCATCAGACCCTGGTAAATATCGTACACGTGAAGAAGTCGATGAGTGGAAGGAAAAAGATCCAATCGAAAACCTCCGCAAGTACCTTGTTGAAAATAAAATTGCTAGTGCAGAGGAACTTGAAAAAATTCAGGCTCAAGTCAAAGAAGCAGTGGAAGCATCTGTTAAGTTTGCAGAAGAAAGTCCATTTCCTCCACTAGAATCAGCTTTTGAAGATATTTACGCAGACTAA
- a CDS encoding lipoate--protein ligase, translating to MKYIINHSNDTAFNIALEEYAFKHLLDEDQIFLLWINKPSIIVGRHQNTIEEINRDYVRDNGIEVVRRISGGGAVYHDLNNLNYTIISKEDENRAFDFKSFSTPVINTLAQLGVKAEFTGRNDLEIDGKKFCGNAQAYINGRIMHHGCLLFDVDLSVLANALKVSKDKFESKGVKSVRARVTNIVNELPEKITVEEFRDLLLEYMKKEYPEMTEYVFSEEELAEINRIKDTKFGTWDWNYGKSPEFNIRRGTKFTSGKVEVFANVLESKIQDIKIYGDFFGIEDVAAVEDVLRGVKYEREDVLKALETIDITRYFAGISREEIAEAVVG from the coding sequence ATGAAATATATTATCAATCATTCAAACGACACTGCTTTTAATATCGCCTTGGAAGAATATGCCTTTAAACACTTACTAGATGAGGATCAAATCTTCCTTCTTTGGATTAACAAACCTTCTATCATTGTTGGTCGTCACCAGAATACTATTGAAGAAATTAACCGTGATTATGTTCGAGATAATGGTATTGAGGTAGTCCGCCGTATCAGTGGTGGTGGAGCTGTTTATCACGATTTAAATAACCTCAACTACACGATCATCTCAAAAGAAGATGAAAACCGCGCCTTTGACTTTAAGAGTTTTTCAACTCCGGTAATCAATACCTTGGCTCAACTTGGTGTTAAAGCTGAATTTACAGGTCGTAATGACCTTGAGATTGACGGTAAGAAATTCTGTGGAAATGCCCAAGCCTATATCAATGGACGTATCATGCACCACGGTTGCTTGCTCTTTGACGTTGATCTGTCAGTCCTTGCTAACGCCCTCAAGGTTTCAAAAGACAAATTTGAGTCAAAAGGTGTGAAATCCGTCCGTGCTCGTGTAACCAATATTGTCAATGAATTACCAGAAAAAATCACAGTTGAGGAATTCCGTGATTTGCTATTGGAATACATGAAAAAAGAGTACCCAGAGATGACTGAATACGTCTTTTCAGAAGAAGAATTGGCGGAAATCAATCGTATCAAGGATACAAAGTTTGGTACTTGGGACTGGAACTACGGTAAATCACCTGAATTTAACATCCGTCGTGGAACAAAATTCACTAGTGGTAAAGTAGAAGTCTTTGCCAATGTTCTCGAATCAAAAATCCAAGACATCAAGATTTATGGTGACTTCTTTGGTATCGAGGACGTTGCTGCAGTAGAAGATGTCCTCCGTGGAGTGAAATACGAACGCGAGGATGTTCTTAAAGCACTAGAAACTATTGACATCACACGCTACTTTGCTGGTATCAGCCGTGAAGAAATCGCTGAAGCAGTAGTGGGATAA
- a CDS encoding ribonuclease HII, with product MTTIKVIKELLATVKDLDNPLFLELEKDSRTGVQKEISKRKKAIQAELEENLRLENMLSYEKELYKQGLSLIAGVDEVGRGPLAGPVVAAAVILPKNCKIRGLNDSKKIPKKKHLEIFQAVQDQALAIGIGIMDNQVIDQVNIYEATKLAMKEAISQLSPQPEHLLIDAMKLELPISQTSITKGDANSLSIAAASIVAKVTRDELMKEYDQQYPGYDFTANAGYGTAKHLEGLDKLGVTPIHRSSFEPIKSLVAANKES from the coding sequence ATGACGACGATTAAAGTAATCAAAGAACTTCTTGCTACGGTCAAAGACTTAGACAATCCCCTTTTTCTTGAACTGGAAAAAGATAGCCGAACTGGAGTTCAAAAGGAAATCAGCAAGCGAAAAAAAGCCATTCAGGCTGAACTCGAGGAAAATCTTCGTCTAGAAAACATGCTTTCCTATGAAAAAGAACTTTATAAACAAGGATTAAGCTTAATAGCAGGCGTTGACGAGGTCGGCCGTGGTCCTTTGGCTGGTCCTGTGGTCGCTGCAGCGGTAATCTTGCCTAAAAATTGTAAAATCAGAGGCCTCAACGATAGTAAAAAAATCCCCAAAAAGAAACATTTGGAAATTTTTCAAGCCGTTCAAGACCAAGCTTTAGCAATCGGTATTGGAATCATGGACAATCAAGTCATTGACCAAGTCAATATCTATGAAGCGACCAAACTGGCCATGAAGGAAGCAATCTCCCAGCTCAGTCCCCAACCCGAGCACCTATTGATAGATGCCATGAAACTGGAGTTACCAATTTCACAAACCTCCATCACCAAAGGAGATGCTAACTCCCTCTCGATCGCAGCTGCATCTATAGTGGCCAAGGTGACACGGGATGAATTGATGAAGGAATATGATCAGCAATATCCCGGCTATGATTTTACAGCTAATGCAGGTTATGGAACGGCAAAACACTTAGAAGGTCTCGATAAACTAGGTGTTACTCCCATTCATCGTTCCAGTTTTGAACCGATAAAATCACTAGTCGCAGCAAACAAAGAAAGTTAA
- the xerS gene encoding tyrosine recombinase XerS: MKREILLERIDKLKQIMPWYVLEYYQSKLAVPYSFTTLYEYLKEYDRFFSWVLESGISNADKMADIPLSVLENMSKKDMESFILYLRERPLLNANTTKQGVSQTTINRTLSALSSLYKYLTEEVENDQGEPYFYRNVMKKVSTKKKKETLAARAENIKQKLFLGDETEGFLTYIDQEYPHQLSNRALSSFNKNKERDLAIIALLLASGVRLSEAVNLDLRDLNLKMMVIDVTRKGGKRDSVNVAAFAKPYLENYLAIRNQRYKTEKTDTALFLTLYRGVPNRIDASSVEKMVAKYSEDFKVRVTPHKLRHTLATRLYDATKSQVLVSHQLGHASTQVTDLYTHIVNDEQKNALDSL, translated from the coding sequence ATGAAACGTGAGATTTTACTGGAACGAATAGACAAACTAAAACAAATCATGCCCTGGTATGTTCTGGAATACTACCAATCAAAGCTTGCTGTCCCATATAGTTTTACAACCTTGTATGAATACCTCAAGGAATACGATCGATTTTTCAGCTGGGTTTTAGAGTCTGGGATTTCAAACGCAGATAAAATGGCCGATATTCCTTTATCGGTCTTGGAAAACATGTCAAAGAAAGATATGGAATCCTTTATCCTATATCTAAGAGAACGACCTTTGCTGAATGCTAATACAACCAAACAGGGCGTTTCACAGACAACTATCAATCGGACCTTGTCAGCACTTTCCAGTCTTTACAAATATTTAACTGAGGAAGTTGAAAACGACCAAGGAGAGCCCTATTTCTATCGTAATGTAATGAAGAAAGTTTCAACCAAGAAAAAGAAAGAAACACTTGCGGCCAGAGCTGAAAACATCAAGCAAAAACTCTTTTTAGGTGATGAAACAGAGGGTTTTCTAACTTATATCGACCAAGAGTACCCTCACCAACTTTCTAATCGAGCTCTCTCATCATTCAATAAAAATAAAGAGCGTGATTTGGCCATTATCGCCCTTCTCTTGGCCTCAGGTGTCCGCTTATCTGAAGCTGTTAATCTGGATCTAAGAGATCTCAATCTCAAAATGATGGTCATTGATGTCACTCGAAAAGGTGGCAAACGTGACTCGGTCAATGTCGCTGCCTTTGCTAAGCCTTACCTAGAGAATTATCTAGCCATTCGAAATCAACGTTATAAGACGGAAAAGACGGATACAGCACTCTTTCTGACCTTATACCGTGGCGTTCCCAATCGTATTGATGCTTCTAGCGTTGAAAAGATGGTTGCTAAGTACTCTGAGGACTTTAAAGTCCGTGTAACTCCCCACAAACTCCGCCATACCTTAGCAACCAGACTCTATGATGCAACTAAATCGCAAGTTTTGGTCAGCCACCAATTAGGACATGCCAGCACGCAAGTCACTGACCTCTATACCCATATCGTAAATGATGAACAAAAGAATGCTTTGGACAGCTTATGA
- a CDS encoding ClC family H(+)/Cl(-) exchange transporter, translating into MEKQSEILRSKKEFAFASSTILSQVGRGIIVGLVVGLIVGSFRFLIEKGFHLIQGLYQDQAHLVRNLFVLVLFYILICWLSAKLTRSEKDIKGSGIPQVEAELKGLMSLNWWSVLWKKYVLGTLAIASGLMLGREGPSIQLGAVGGKGIAKWLKSSPVEERSLIASGAAAGLAAAFNAPIAGLLFVVEEVYHHFSRFFWVSTLAASIVANFVSLLIFGLTPVLDMPDNIPLMTLDQYWIYLVMGVFLGLSGFLYEKAVLNVGQIYEWLGQKIHLDKAYYPILAFILIIPVGIFLPQILGGGNQIVLSLTEQHFSFQVLLAYFLIRFIWSMMSYGSGLPGGIFLPILALGSLLGALIGVICVNLGLISQEQFPIFIILGMSGYFGAISKAPLTAMILVTEMVGDIRNLMPLGLVTLVAYIIMDLLKGAPVYEAMLEKMLPEEVTDDGAVTLIEIPVSDRIAGKQVHELNLPQNVLITTQVHNGKSQTVNGSTRMYLGDMIHLVIPKSEIGKVKDLLL; encoded by the coding sequence ATGGAAAAACAGTCAGAAATACTCCGTTCCAAGAAAGAATTTGCCTTTGCTTCAAGTACCATATTATCCCAAGTTGGGCGGGGAATCATCGTCGGGCTAGTTGTCGGGCTAATCGTTGGATCTTTTCGTTTCTTAATTGAAAAGGGCTTCCACCTAATACAAGGCCTCTATCAAGATCAAGCGCACCTAGTGCGCAATCTTTTTGTCCTTGTTTTATTTTACATACTCATCTGCTGGCTCAGTGCGAAACTAACTCGGTCAGAGAAAGATATCAAAGGCTCAGGAATCCCACAAGTTGAGGCCGAATTAAAAGGACTCATGTCGCTTAATTGGTGGAGTGTTCTCTGGAAGAAATATGTTTTAGGCACCCTAGCAATTGCCAGCGGACTCATGCTAGGTAGGGAAGGCCCGAGTATTCAACTTGGAGCAGTTGGAGGTAAGGGAATTGCTAAATGGCTCAAATCGAGTCCAGTTGAGGAACGTTCCTTAATTGCTAGTGGAGCAGCCGCTGGTTTAGCTGCAGCTTTTAACGCCCCAATAGCAGGCCTTCTCTTTGTAGTAGAAGAAGTCTATCATCACTTTTCAAGATTTTTCTGGGTTTCCACTCTAGCAGCCAGTATTGTAGCAAACTTTGTCTCACTACTCATATTTGGCCTAACACCCGTACTAGATATGCCGGACAATATTCCTCTCATGACCCTAGACCAGTATTGGATTTACCTGGTTATGGGAGTTTTTCTCGGGCTTTCTGGTTTTCTCTATGAGAAAGCGGTACTCAATGTTGGTCAAATTTATGAATGGCTTGGTCAAAAAATCCATTTGGATAAAGCTTATTATCCAATCCTAGCATTTATCCTTATCATACCAGTCGGAATTTTCTTACCTCAAATTCTCGGTGGTGGGAATCAAATCGTTCTTTCTTTAACTGAGCAACACTTTAGTTTTCAAGTCTTACTTGCCTACTTCCTCATTCGTTTTATTTGGAGTATGATGAGTTATGGTAGTGGACTACCAGGTGGAATTTTCCTACCAATTCTGGCCCTTGGTTCCTTACTTGGTGCCCTAATTGGCGTCATTTGTGTTAATCTTGGACTTATCAGTCAGGAACAATTTCCAATATTTATCATTTTAGGAATGAGTGGCTACTTTGGAGCAATATCCAAGGCCCCCCTAACAGCCATGATCCTTGTAACCGAAATGGTTGGTGACATCCGAAATCTCATGCCTCTCGGACTTGTTACCTTGGTAGCCTACATTATCATGGATTTACTAAAGGGTGCCCCAGTATACGAGGCCATGCTTGAGAAAATGCTGCCAGAAGAAGTGACAGACGACGGAGCAGTAACTCTTATCGAAATCCCTGTTTCAGATAGAATAGCTGGAAAACAAGTCCATGAACTCAACTTACCACAAAATGTACTCATCACCACCCAAGTCCATAATGGTAAAAGCCAAACAGTTAATGGCTCAACCAGGATGTATCTGGGCGATATGATTCATCTAGTTATTCCAAAAAGTGAAATTGGAAAAGTAAAAGATTTATTGTTGTAG
- a CDS encoding dihydrolipoamide acetyltransferase has protein sequence MADDKLRATPAARKLADDLGINLYDVSGSGANGRVHKEDVETYKDTNVVRISPLAKRIALEHNIAWQEIQGTGHRGKIMKKDVLALLPENIENDTIKSPAQIEKVEEVPDTITPYGEIERIPMTPMRKVIAQRMVESYLTAPTFTLNYEVDMTEMLALRKKVLDPIMEVTGKKTTVTDLLSLAVVKTLMKHPYINASLTEDGKTIITHNYVNLAMAVGMDNGLMTPVVYNAEKMSLSELVVAFKDVIGRTLGGKLAPSELQNSTFTISNLGMFGVQSFGPIINQPNSAILGVSSTVEKPVVVNGEIVIRPIMSLGLTIDHRVVDGMAGAKFMKDLKTLIENPISMLV, from the coding sequence ATGGCTGATGACAAGCTAAGAGCGACTCCTGCGGCTAGAAAGTTAGCGGATGATCTAGGGATCAACCTCTACGACGTTTCTGGCTCAGGTGCAAACGGTCGTGTCCACAAAGAAGACGTGGAAACTTATAAAGACACAAATGTGGTTCGCATTTCGCCACTTGCAAAACGAATTGCCCTCGAACATAACATTGCTTGGCAGGAAATCCAAGGAACGGGTCACCGTGGTAAAATCATGAAGAAGGATGTTTTGGCCTTGCTTCCTGAAAATATCGAAAACGACACCATCAAGTCTCCTGCTCAGATTGAAAAAGTGGAAGAAGTTCCAGACACTATCACTCCTTATGGTGAGATTGAGCGTATTCCAATGACACCAATGCGTAAGGTTATCGCGCAACGTATGGTTGAATCTTACCTAACTGCGCCAACTTTCACACTCAACTATGAAGTTGATATGACTGAAATGCTGGCCCTTCGTAAGAAGGTTCTTGATCCGATTATGGAAGTGACTGGTAAGAAGACTACTGTAACAGACCTTCTTTCTCTCGCTGTTGTGAAAACATTGATGAAACACCCATACATCAACGCTTCATTGACAGAAGACGGCAAGACCATTATCACTCATAACTATGTCAACCTTGCGATGGCGGTTGGTATGGATAACGGTCTAATGACACCAGTTGTTTACAATGCTGAGAAGATGAGCTTGTCAGAGTTGGTCGTTGCATTTAAAGACGTGATTGGTCGTACCTTGGGTGGCAAATTGGCTCCAAGTGAGTTACAAAACTCAACCTTCACAATCAGTAACTTGGGAATGTTTGGTGTTCAGTCCTTCGGTCCGATTATTAACCAACCAAACTCAGCTATCCTCGGGGTTAGCTCAACAGTTGAGAAACCTGTAGTTGTCAATGGTGAGATTGTTATTCGTCCTATCATGAGCCTGGGGTTAACCATTGACCACCGTGTTGTAGATGGTATGGCTGGTGCTAAGTTTATGAAAGACTTGAAAACCTTAATTGAGAACCCAATCTCAATGTTGGTTTAA
- a CDS encoding alpha-ketoacid dehydrogenase subunit beta translates to METKLMSFRDTIILAMSEEMRRDENVLLMGEDVGVFGGDFGTSVGMLEEFGPERVRDCPISEAAISGAAAGAAMTGLRPIVDMTFMDFSVIAMDNIVNQAAKTRYMFGGKGQVPMTVRCAAGNGVGSAAQHSQSLESWFTHIPGLKVVAPGTPADMKGLLKSSIRDNNPVIILEYKSEFNQKGEVPVDPDYTIPLGVGEIKREGTDVTVVTYGKMLRRVVQAAEELAEEGISVEIVDPRTLVPLDKDIIINSVKKTGKVVLVNDAHKTSGYIGEISAIISESEAFDYLDAPIRRCAGEDVPMPYAQNLENAMIPTVESIKDAIRKTYNKE, encoded by the coding sequence ATGGAAACAAAATTAATGTCTTTCCGCGATACCATTATCCTTGCAATGTCTGAGGAAATGCGTCGTGATGAAAATGTACTCTTGATGGGTGAAGATGTCGGTGTCTTTGGTGGAGACTTTGGTACATCTGTAGGTATGCTTGAAGAATTTGGACCAGAACGTGTACGTGACTGTCCAATTTCAGAAGCAGCTATTTCTGGTGCTGCTGCTGGTGCTGCTATGACAGGACTTCGTCCAATCGTTGATATGACTTTCATGGACTTTTCAGTTATTGCCATGGATAATATCGTCAACCAAGCAGCTAAAACTCGTTATATGTTTGGTGGGAAAGGTCAGGTTCCAATGACTGTTCGATGCGCAGCTGGTAACGGTGTCGGTTCTGCAGCTCAGCACTCTCAGTCTCTAGAGTCTTGGTTCACACACATCCCAGGTCTTAAGGTTGTAGCTCCAGGTACACCTGCTGACATGAAAGGACTTCTCAAGTCTTCTATCCGTGATAACAACCCTGTTATCATCCTTGAATACAAGTCAGAATTTAACCAAAAAGGGGAAGTGCCAGTTGATCCAGACTACACAATCCCACTTGGAGTTGGTGAAATCAAACGTGAAGGTACAGATGTAACAGTCGTTACTTATGGTAAAATGCTTCGTCGTGTGGTTCAAGCTGCTGAGGAATTGGCGGAAGAAGGAATTTCGGTTGAAATTGTTGACCCACGTACCCTTGTACCGCTTGATAAGGATATCATCATTAACTCAGTTAAGAAGACTGGTAAGGTTGTTCTGGTTAACGATGCCCACAAAACAAGTGGCTATATCGGAGAGATTTCAGCAATTATTTCAGAATCAGAAGCATTTGACTATCTAGATGCACCAATCCGCCGTTGTGCAGGAGAAGATGTGCCAATGCCTTACGCACAAAACCTAGAAAATGCTATGATTCCAACCGTTGAAAGCATCAAAGATGCAATCCGAAAAACTTACAACAAAGAATAA
- the lpdA gene encoding dihydrolipoyl dehydrogenase, whose translation MALEVIMPKAGVDMTEGQIVQWNKKVGEFVKEGEILLEIMTDKVSMELEAEEDGYLIAILKGDGETVPVTEVIGYLGEEGENIPTAGAAAPEASPAPAVSASNDDGKSDDAFDIVVIGGGPAGYVAAIKAAQLGGKVALVEKSELGGTCLNRGCIPTKTYLHNAEIIENIGHAANRGIVIENPNFTVDMDKLLETKSKVVNTLVGGVAGLLRSYGVTVHKGVGTITKDKNVLVDGSELLETKKIILAGGSKVSKINVPGMESSLVMTSDDILEMNEVPESLVIIGGGVVGIELGQAFMTFGSKVTVIEMMDRIVPAMDAEVSKNLRLILERKGMTILTSTKLQEIIEENGQLRIKVEGKDDIIASKALLSIGRVPDLEGIGDVEFELDRGRIKVNEYMETSVPGIYAPGDINGTKMLAHAAFRMGEVAAENALKGNHAVAKLNLTPAAIYTLPEVAAVGLTEEQAREKYDVAIGKFNFAANGRAIASDAAQGFVKVIADKKYGEILGVHIIGPAAAELINEASSIIEMEITVEEMLKTIHGHPTYSEVMYEAFADVLGMAIHSPKKK comes from the coding sequence ATGGCCTTAGAAGTAATTATGCCAAAAGCCGGCGTGGATATGACAGAAGGACAAATCGTCCAATGGAATAAAAAAGTCGGAGAATTTGTAAAAGAAGGAGAAATCCTTTTGGAAATCATGACTGACAAAGTCAGCATGGAATTGGAAGCCGAAGAAGATGGATACTTGATTGCCATCCTCAAAGGAGATGGTGAAACTGTCCCTGTAACGGAAGTTATCGGTTACCTTGGTGAAGAAGGGGAAAACATCCCAACAGCTGGAGCGGCTGCTCCAGAAGCTAGCCCAGCGCCTGCAGTTAGTGCCTCAAACGACGATGGCAAGAGCGATGATGCCTTTGATATCGTTGTGATTGGTGGAGGTCCTGCTGGATATGTAGCAGCCATTAAAGCTGCCCAACTTGGTGGTAAGGTTGCCCTTGTTGAAAAATCTGAACTCGGTGGAACCTGCTTGAACCGTGGCTGTATTCCAACCAAGACCTACCTTCACAATGCTGAAATCATCGAAAACATCGGTCATGCAGCAAACCGTGGTATCGTCATCGAAAATCCAAACTTCACTGTTGATATGGACAAACTTTTAGAAACTAAATCTAAAGTTGTCAATACCTTGGTAGGTGGTGTTGCGGGTCTTCTTCGTAGCTACGGAGTTACTGTTCATAAGGGTGTTGGTACAATCACTAAAGACAAGAATGTCTTGGTAGATGGTTCTGAATTGCTTGAAACCAAGAAAATCATCCTTGCTGGTGGTTCAAAAGTCAGCAAGATCAACGTTCCTGGTATGGAATCATCACTCGTGATGACAAGTGACGATATCCTTGAAATGAATGAAGTTCCAGAAAGCCTCGTAATCATCGGTGGTGGTGTTGTCGGTATCGAACTCGGTCAGGCCTTCATGACATTTGGTTCAAAAGTAACTGTTATCGAAATGATGGACCGTATCGTTCCAGCTATGGATGCGGAAGTTTCTAAGAATCTTCGCTTGATTTTGGAACGCAAAGGTATGACTATCTTAACAAGTACAAAATTGCAAGAAATCATCGAAGAAAATGGTCAACTTCGTATCAAGGTTGAAGGAAAAGACGATATCATCGCAAGCAAAGCTCTTCTTTCAATCGGTCGTGTGCCAGACCTTGAAGGTATTGGCGATGTTGAGTTTGAATTGGATCGTGGACGTATCAAGGTCAACGAATACATGGAAACTTCTGTTCCAGGAATCTACGCACCAGGTGATATCAATGGTACTAAGATGTTGGCGCACGCAGCTTTCCGCATGGGTGAAGTTGCCGCTGAAAATGCCCTCAAAGGAAATCATGCTGTTGCCAAATTGAACTTGACTCCTGCAGCCATCTATACTCTTCCTGAAGTAGCAGCAGTAGGTTTGACTGAAGAACAAGCACGTGAGAAATACGATGTAGCCATCGGTAAATTCAACTTTGCTGCCAACGGTCGTGCCATTGCATCAGATGCGGCTCAAGGTTTCGTTAAAGTTATTGCTGATAAGAAATACGGAGAAATCCTTGGTGTGCACATCATTGGTCCTGCAGCCGCAGAATTGATCAACGAAGCATCAAGCATTATCGAAATGGAAATCACTGTTGAAGAAATGCTGAAGACTATCCACGGACACCCAACCTACTCTGAAGTGATGTACGAAGCATTTGCGGATGTTCTAGGAATGGCTATCCATTCACCTAAGAAAAAATAA